In Oncorhynchus clarkii lewisi isolate Uvic-CL-2024 unplaced genomic scaffold, UVic_Ocla_1.0 unplaced_contig_14002_pilon_pilon, whole genome shotgun sequence, a genomic segment contains:
- the LOC139403201 gene encoding uncharacterized protein: EERHQLQLHPPVAGDNGTLRLHDNRPHPGIVTPTMRRKRVDESPPRVTSVPNLSAYERSVLLPHDTPSPCLPQHPSPSSTLPYASSSLPRSSPSLPRTPRSPSLDPSGRGPLSRTPTPLPPAPTTPLPLCPSSLPEPRHGIRHVTSPSQELRPHLNSQSTRSPYLEQRGSGQGAEGRDPQRQDWYTKYFSF, encoded by the exons GAGGAACGACATCAGCTGCAGCTTCATCCTCCGGTTGCCGGGGACAACGGAACCCTCAGGCTCCATGACAACAGGCCACACCCCGGGATCGTTACACCAACTATgagg AGGAAGCGTGTGGACGAGTCTCCGCCCCGCGTCACCAGCGTTCCAAACCTCAGCGCCTATGAGAGGAGCGTCCTCCTCCCCCACGACaccccctccccctgcctcccccaacatccctccccctcctcaaCTCTGCCCtacgcctcctcctctctcccccgttcctccccctccctcccacgtACTCCCAGGTCTCCCAGTTTGGATCCCAGCGGTCGCGGCCCTCTCTCTCGtacccccactcctctcccccctgctcccaccacccccctccccctctgtccatCCTCCCTCCCCGAGCCTCGACATGGGATTCGACACGTCACCTCACCCTCGCAGGAGCTCCGCCCACACCTGAacagccagtcaaccag GAGCCCATATTTGGAGCAGAGGGGGAGTGGCCAGGGGGCAGAGGGGCGGGACCCTCAGAGGCAGGATTGGTACACGAAGTACTTCTccttctga